The DNA region GGCCGCGGCGTACGCACTCATTGCTCCGATGATTACCTCTGGCTGCCGCTGGCTGCCTGCCGGTACATCGCCGCCACCGGAGACATCGGCGTTTTGGACGAACCCATCCATTTCGTCGAAGGCCGCCCGGTAAAAACAGATGAGGACGCTTACTACGACTTGCCCGTCCGATCCGACGCGGCGGCGACCCTATACGATCATTGTGCACGCGCCATTCTGCAGGGACTTCGATTTGGTGAACATGGTCTTCCACTCATGGGCTCCGGCGACTGGAACGACGGTATGAACCTCGTGGGCAAACACGGTAAAGGCGAAAGCGTCTGGCTCGGATTTTTCCTTTATGAAGTGCTCCTGCGATTTATCGACGTTGCGCGTATGCGCGGCGACACCATGTTCTCGGAACGTTGCCGGAACGAGGCGGCCCGCCTGCGAGCGAATATCGAGCGGAACGGTTGGGACGGCGAGTGGTATCGGCGCGCATACTTCGACGATGGCTCGCCCCTCGGCTCGGCGATCAATACCGAATGTCAGATCGATTCAATTGCCCAAAGCTGGTCTGTGCTGTCAGGCGCCGGCGATGTGGAACGTTCGCGGCTTGCCATGGATGCCGTGGATGCGCGCCTGGCTCGCCGGAACAATATGTTGATCCAGCTTCTGGACCCTCCGTTCGACAAGTCCCCTTTAGATCCAGGATATATAAAAGGATATGTTCCGGGGGTTAGAGAGAACGGCGGGCAGTACACTCATGCCGCTATCTGGGCGGCGATGGCGTTCGCGGCTTTGCGCGACAATCGCCGGGCCTGGGAGCTGCTGGCCATGATCAACCCTGTGAACCACGGCGGATCTCCGGAGGGGATCGCGACCTACAAAGTCGAACCCTACGTGATGGCCGCCGATGTTTATGCCATGCCGCCTCATACGGGCCGTGGTGGATGGACCTGGTATACCGGATCGGCCGGTTGGATGTACCGGCTGATTATGGAGTCCCTTCTCGGCCTGCGACTTGACGTGGACAAGCTGTATTTCGCGCCCCGCTTTCCCTCAACCTGGAACGCCTTCAAGGTCCACTACCGCTATCGAAAAACCGTTTATCACATCACGGTCCTGCGAGGACCCGATGGTAGTGGCGAAACCAGCGTGACGGTGGACACTGTTAGCCAACAGGGAACGTACGTCCCTCTTGTTGACGACTACAAGGAACACACAGTAGAAATGAAATGCCCTGCTTGAGATGTGGGGCGCCAATCTGGAATTCTCGCCAGCCACAGGCTATTTTCTCTGTCGAATAGCCGCGCTCAGTTGCTTTTACATACTTCAACCAGGCAGACCGAATACGTCGAATTGCGATTCGGCGGCGGAACTTCGAGGCCCTTACCGGCCATGAGCTTCCGAAGCAGCGCCGCGGTTTCGGGATGGGGAATCGCGGACTGCACACCGACGCGGACAAGCCCTTCGGCGTAGTCGAGTGCGAGCCAACCATGTCCGACGAGCGGGCCCGCTCTCGTGTCGCGGCTGCCTTTGTCGCGGACGTCCAGTTGGGCGCCGTGATCTGCGAGCATCTGAACGATCTCGTTGCGTCCTTTGTGCGCCGCGCCGTGAATGGCCCGGCGCCCGTCCGTATCGACCGCATTGGGATCGAGGCCGAGTTCCAGAAGCATTTTCACCGCTTCGACATTGTCTTTTTCCGACCACTCGTACGTAATGCCTTCAACCCAACCGATACCGGAGGCGACGGCAAGAGCCGTCGTGCCTTTCCTTGTGGCAATCTTCGGATCGGCGCCGTGTTCAAGCAGGAGCTTCATCAAAGTCACGTCGCCGGATTGAGACGCGCGCAAAAAAGCCGTTGCGCCGTCTTCGTTGAGCCACTTGCCTGTGAAGACGGTTCGCTTTTTCGTACTGTCGATCATTCTGGCATTCACGTTGGCTCCCTTATCGAGGAGCTTTTTGATGAATTCGAGCTGATCCATATCGGGAGGACGCGTTGGATAATCTCCGCCGTCGATGCTGCGGTTATCGGTGGCAAGATATAAGGGCGTCCAGCCTCCCTTATTGACGAGATTCACGTCCGCCCCGTTGTCGATGAGAAGCCGCAGATGACGCGGATGACGCAGATGACGCAGATGGGGCGCAAAAAGGGATTCATGATGCGCCCCATCTGCGTCATCCGCGTCATCTGCGGCTAAACACGACCTTTGAGGCTCTTTAATTTTTCCCGGAGTTGTTCGACTTCACGCTCTGAGTTTTCGATATCCTTCGCCGTCACCGTGGAGGCGGTGCCTGGGCCGCCAGTCTCAGCGCCCCTTTTCAACTCTCGCAAGATTCCTTCTTCCTTTGCGAGTTGTATTCTGGCTTTCCGAAGGTCACGGCGTGTTGTCATGTTCAGATGATACCGCGAGCGGTTCCCTGGCGAACGGTAGAATCGCGCGCGAAGTGGTGCGGCGATCATTCCCGAAGGTACGATCGCCGCTCTTGGGGAAGTATATGGCAGGCTTAATGTGGCTGCGAGCGGTTAATAAATGCGGCGTTCATCTGTTATTGGGCCTTCCTTGCCCTTTAGTTCAACCAGCCATCCTTGGCGGTCGCTATCGATAAAGCAATGGTCGTGCCAAATAACGAAGCGCACTAAGCTCCTGATTCCTTGGAGGGATTGAATTCCGTGTGCCGACGGCAGGTCAAAGGTTTGTCGCCTACGTCAGAGCGATGTCATTTCGCCGTTCAGGGACGTGCTGACGTACAATGAAGGCGCATGTGGATTCATAGCAGAATTAAGCAGGAAGAAGAGATTGCTACACGGACGGAAAATCTCAAGCGTAACGCGCCGGTTGTCTACGATGGACTGTGGAAGAAAATCGTTGAAGACATTGCAATAGCCAAAGAACATCCCCATTTTCGAACGATGCAGCCGGGGACTGACGGCACCGAATATCAACGAATTGTATATATGCCGCATTCCGGCGGCGAACGGGTGGAGTGCCGTCTTATTATTTCGGAGGACAACAGCCATATTAAGGTCACCGGGGCGGTTGAAGAATCCTTCGAGATAGGCCTGCGTGCGGATGGAACCGGCTTTCTTTCCCGGAATGGAAATACGGTGTCGTATGAAAGAGCCGCACAAGTGATATTGGAACCGCTGCTGTTTCATGCCACGTAGCTGTTCTGTCTTAGCGCGTAACCTCTCAAATTCCTTCAATTTCAATGCATCGCATCATTAACTAATTTTAGTGAATGCGTTGACCCTACATCGACTCTACGATAAAATTTAAAACTGGAATTGGTTAAGTTCAGAAAACCCGCATCCGGAACCGAGGCCATGGATGTATCTCAATTGATTCAACAGACTATGATCAGGTTGGGATTGGACCAGCGCGCCTTGGCCGATGCCGCAGAGGTCACGGAGTCTTATATCTCCCAGCTTTTGAGCCGCAAGAAGATGCCTCCTGCTCCCGAGCGGACGGACATATACAACAAGCTTGGCCGGGTTTTGAAGCTGCCTCCGGGAAAGCTCGCGGTCCTCGCCGATCTTCAGCGCCGGGAGGAGCTCAAACGGAAGATACAGAGTCCGCCTGTGCCCTTGTTGCGCGAAGTTCGGGACTTGCTTCTGCAAAAATGCAAGCCGGAGAAACGGGCGCAAATACGTGCGATCTTCGAGAAAGAAGCGTTTGGCGAACTTGAACGCCTGATCACCCAGAAACTCCTGGACGTCGTCCAGTCGCTCGCCCGCGAAGAATTGGGACGCGAGGATTGGCTGCGAATCGTCGCCCGGGAGAGCGCTCGAAGTTATAAGCAAATGCGGGTGGCCGTTCTGGAATTCCTGGATTCCGATGTGTTCAATATCACGTCTGAAAGCGGCGCCGCTTTCCTGGACCCGCTGATTGTCTCGTGGGACATCGACCTCAGAACGTTCAGCCTGGAGATCGCCCTGAATTCGAAGGTCGCTTCAGCGAACGTGAAGAAGTTTGAGTTTCTCGAAAAGCAAGCCGAAGGCTTCCTGGCAGAAGAGCCGGGCTTGCGCGACTTTCTTAAGGATCGCTCTCTCAGCGCAGATGCAACGCCGGAAGAAATCGATTTTCTGCAAGCTTTACGTTTTGCCGGAAACCGGCGGCCGACGGCGATTTATTACTATCGCGAACTGCAGAACCTGCGAGACCCGCTTCATTTTTATCGAAAGCAGACGTATGACTGACCATTTCAATGCCCAATTCAGCGATGCTTTGCTTGGATTCAACGGAGAGGCCGTTCCCTATTGTCAGGGCATCTCGGATATGATCGCGCAGCAATATGCGCGGGACTACGCAAGAATGCTGGCGAATCGGGCAAGAGGGCTGGAGTTTGTGCTTCCTCGAATCCCGCATGGATTGTTCGAGCCCTCCCGCAATCTCATCAGAGCCACACTGGACAGAATGTCTGCAAAATACTTTCCTGCGAACGTAAAGCCTGGTTAGCGCCGAAAGGGTTGGAGTTCGGTGATGATTTACTTAACTGTTCCGGGTAAATATATCCGCCCATCATGTCAGGCATATCCGGTATAATGGACTGAAAGTGGTTAAGGTCTGAACGCTATTGTGTGCCAGAGCGCGCCTTGAAAGAAACAGGAGTAACATATGAAAATCGACAAGGAAGAAAGTAGAATCCGGGACATTCGAGTGTGGTGTGAGCACTGTTCTATTCGGATCGCGCCGCATGAGGAAAAAACCGAAGTGCACGGTAAGACGTACCATCCACGGTGTTACTCAAAGCACTCTGCCGCCAGATCAGCCAAGGTTCTGGAAGCCGGCAACGTCACATAAAATGGAACGTGGCGCGCCATGCCCGGCGCGCCACGAAGCTTCCTTCAATCGGTAACTAAAAGTCCGTCTGCTCTTCCGATCCGGCCAATGCCATATTTGAAGAAACCTCGTCCGCTTCGGTTTCTTCCTGGCATCGAATGCACAATGTAGCCCACGGTATGGCCTGCAGCCGTTTCTCGCTGATGTCGGTACCGCAACGGACACACTCCCCATATTGGCCCCGGTCCAGCGCTTTAATGGCTTCCTCGATAAACCTCAGGCGGGCGAAATCGCTTTCGTGCAGGTTGTAAAAGAGTTCTTTGTTGTGGCTGATTGCGGCCAGATCGCCTTCGTCTTCGGTATTCTCGGCCTTGATTTCTTCCGCTGCGGCCCGGTTACGGTTGATCGAGTTGATCAATTTTTCGTAATCCGCCGTCAATCTTTGACGGGTTTCCTTCATCTTCTTCGCATCCATACTTATCTCCCACGGATCTTTAAATCGGATACTTGCCAAAATGCAGTCGGCGAGTATGGGCGTTGAGAGGGCATAAAGCAATGCAAAATTGCACAAAGGTTCCGCTATTTGCTCGTTTTCAGCTGCGCTTCCTCGTCACCTGTCAGGATCTCGGCTCCATAGAGAGAACCGAGCTGTTGGAGACTGGCTTTTTTGGGGGTCATCCGCATGGCGAAATCACGAATCCCACACAGTATAGGATTCTCGAGCTGGGCGGCTTTCCCTAAGCGCCGGGACCAGAGTTGTATTCTTCGAGAGCGGCTCAACCGCCGGCGTTCGTATTGAAGCAACGCCTTCTCAATCGGATCGACGGACTTCAAGCACACCGCAAGGACAACACTGTCTTCGATCGCCTGGCACGCTCCCTGTCCGAGATTCGGAGTCATCGCATGCGCGGCGTCACCCAGGAGCGCGACGCGGCCCCTCACTAGTTGCGGCAGCGGGTCGATGTCATAAATGTCGTTTCGCAGGATACAGTCATCGCTCGACGCCGCGATCAACGCCTCGACAGGCCAATGCCACCCCCGGAACAACCCGGCCAGTACGGATTTCGTCCCGCTGGATGGGTCCCGCTGCCCCTCAGGTGCATTCTTTACCGCAAACCAGTAAACACGGCCTTTGGCCATGGGGATAATTCCGAAACGGCGTCCACGTCCCCATGTCTCACCCATCGTTGTCCCGGCATCGGATGACTTCACGACCGTGCGCCACGCCGTATACCCGGCGTAACGAACCGCAGGGCTGTCGAACAGCTGGGCACGGACAGTGCTTCGGAGACCATCCGCGGCGACCAAGCCGTCCGCACGAACGGTTTCGCCGGTATCGAACCGCGCCGTCACTCCGCTGAGGTCCTGGCGGACTTCGACACACCGCATTCCCAGGTGAATACAGCCCGGCTCAACATGGCGCATTAGGAGCGCCAGCAACTCCGCGCGATGAACGACTGCCACCGTCCCCAGATTCTGCGCGAGTTCGCCGGCCGCCATCGAAGCGAGCACGGTGCCATCCGGCCGGCGCAGTCCTCCTTGCAACGGCACGATGCCCTCAGACTGAAGTTCGCCGGCCAGCCCAAGCACACTGAGCGCGCGAAGCGCATTCACCGCCAGCGCAATACCGGCGCCGACCTCCCCGAGCTCCGGCGCCCGCTCGTAGACATCGACGTCGATCCCCACTCGCCGCAACGCGATCGCAGTCGTCAATCCACCGATTCCGCCACCCACTACAATGATGCGCATCACCGCATGATTTCACGTTCGACTCGGGAGTGCCAAGATGCTGAAGGAGTTCAAGCGGGTGGCTGAGTGGCGATCGATGAAGCAACCATCCCCTTGGCCTTTCGCGTCAGCGCCAACTTGTTTGCGGCGTTGAAAGCCGCGACTTTGTAACACTCGGCCAAGGTTGGATAATTAAAGATCGTGTTGAGAAAATAGTTCAGTCCGCCGCCAAGAGCGAGGACCGCCTGCCCGATATGGATGAGTTCCGTCGCTCCGCTTCCAATGCAATGGCAGCCCAGCAGCCGGCCATCATCACGGTGAAAGAGCATTTTGAACATGCCGGAATCGTCGCCCAGAATCACCCCGCGGGAGATTTCTTTATAGCGGGCAATGCCGGTTTCATACGGAACCTTCTGGCGCGTCAATTCCTCCTCTGTCGCACCGACCATCGAGACCTCAGGAATGGCGTAAATCCCTACCGGGAAATGGCTGGCCATCGGTTCGGCCGGCAGGCCAAACATGGCACATGCCGCAAGACGTCCCTGTTCGCTGGAGGTGGCGGCCAGCGCGGGAAAGCCGATCACGTCGCCAACGGCCCAAATGTGTTCAACGGCCGTGCGATAATTGCTGTCGACTTGCAGCCGTCCCCGGGCATCCGGTGCGATGCCGATGACATCGAGCCGCAGCTTATCGGTCGCACCCACCCGTCCTGCCGAAAATAAAATCACGTCAGCGACCAGGTATTTGCCGGACGAGAGTTGGATGAGTCCCTGACGTTGTGGGGCTTCGACAATATCGATGTGCTCCACGGCATCCCCACAGCGCAACATCACGTCGTTCCGGCGCAGTTGATGAACCAGCTCATCGCCGATTTCCTGATCGAGAAACTCCAGAGGACGGGGACGCTGGTCGATAACCGTCACGGGCACACCCAGCGCCGCGAACATCGAAGCGTATTCGATACCGATCACCCCGGCTCCCACAACCGCAAGCGTGCGAGGAAGCTGTTGCAGCGTCGGAATGTCATCGGAGGTGATGACCGTTTGCCCGTCAGGCTCCACACCGTGGGGCTTGCTCGGCCGCGTACCGACAGCGATCAGAATCTGATCGCCGGTGATAAGCGTGTGGCCGTTTCCCGTATCTATCTGTACGGTATGCCTGTCGGTAAATGAGGCCTGGCCGTGAACCAGATCGATGTTGTTTCGCTTGAGCGCATCGCCGATGTTCTGCATCTCCCGCTGCATGACGCGTCCGAGTTGCCGGACCAATTGGCTCATCGAGGGACGAACCGGCGCCGCATAGATATTTCCAGCGGGACCGTCGAGATCGGGCGGGGGCTGGAAACGCTGTACGGCCTCGCGAAACGTCTTGGAGGGAATCGTCCCGGTTTCGATACAAGCGCCGCCGATGCACGGTTGCTTTTCGATGACCACAACTTTCTTTCCCAGTTTCGACGCCTGAATCGCGGCCCGCTGTCCCGCCGGGCCGCTGCCAATGCAAATGAGATCGTATTCGTAACGTTGAGTCATAAATTTATGCTGCGCGCTATCGCGCTTGCGCTTCGCGTATTTATGCTGCGTGCTCTTGCGCTTGCGCTCCGCGTTCTCTTCGGTTGATGCGTCTGCGCCGCCACGTGCCGGCGGCGTCAGGAGTTTAATTCGGACGTGTGAACGTTTGGTTACCGAGCCGTAACAGGAATACCAGACGGC from Terriglobia bacterium includes:
- a CDS encoding XRE family transcriptional regulator, producing the protein MIRLGLDQRALADAAEVTESYISQLLSRKKMPPAPERTDIYNKLGRVLKLPPGKLAVLADLQRREELKRKIQSPPVPLLREVRDLLLQKCKPEKRAQIRAIFEKEAFGELERLITQKLLDVVQSLAREELGREDWLRIVARESARSYKQMRVAVLEFLDSDVFNITSESGAAFLDPLIVSWDIDLRTFSLEIALNSKVASANVKKFEFLEKQAEGFLAEEPGLRDFLKDRSLSADATPEEIDFLQALRFAGNRRPTAIYYYRELQNLRDPLHFYRKQTYD
- a CDS encoding ankyrin repeat domain-containing protein — translated: MKEPQRSCLAADDADDADGAHHESLFAPHLRHLRHPRHLRLLIDNGADVNLVNKGGWTPLYLATDNRSIDGGDYPTRPPDMDQLEFIKKLLDKGANVNARMIDSTKKRTVFTGKWLNEDGATAFLRASQSGDVTLMKLLLEHGADPKIATRKGTTALAVASGIGWVEGITYEWSEKDNVEAVKMLLELGLDPNAVDTDGRRAIHGAAHKGRNEIVQMLADHGAQLDVRDKGSRDTRAGPLVGHGWLALDYAEGLVRVGVQSAIPHPETAALLRKLMAGKGLEVPPPNRNSTYSVCLVEVCKSN
- a CDS encoding FAD-dependent monooxygenase, yielding MRIIVVGGGIGGLTTAIALRRVGIDVDVYERAPELGEVGAGIALAVNALRALSVLGLAGELQSEGIVPLQGGLRRPDGTVLASMAAGELAQNLGTVAVVHRAELLALLMRHVEPGCIHLGMRCVEVRQDLSGVTARFDTGETVRADGLVAADGLRSTVRAQLFDSPAVRYAGYTAWRTVVKSSDAGTTMGETWGRGRRFGIIPMAKGRVYWFAVKNAPEGQRDPSSGTKSVLAGLFRGWHWPVEALIAASSDDCILRNDIYDIDPLPQLVRGRVALLGDAAHAMTPNLGQGACQAIEDSVVLAVCLKSVDPIEKALLQYERRRLSRSRRIQLWSRRLGKAAQLENPILCGIRDFAMRMTPKKASLQQLGSLYGAEILTGDEEAQLKTSK
- a CDS encoding TraR/DksA family transcriptional regulator, encoding MDAKKMKETRQRLTADYEKLINSINRNRAAAEEIKAENTEDEGDLAAISHNKELFYNLHESDFARLRFIEEAIKALDRGQYGECVRCGTDISEKRLQAIPWATLCIRCQEETEADEVSSNMALAGSEEQTDF
- the sthA gene encoding Si-specific NAD(P)(+) transhydrogenase; its protein translation is MTQRYEYDLICIGSGPAGQRAAIQASKLGKKVVVIEKQPCIGGACIETGTIPSKTFREAVQRFQPPPDLDGPAGNIYAAPVRPSMSQLVRQLGRVMQREMQNIGDALKRNNIDLVHGQASFTDRHTVQIDTGNGHTLITGDQILIAVGTRPSKPHGVEPDGQTVITSDDIPTLQQLPRTLAVVGAGVIGIEYASMFAALGVPVTVIDQRPRPLEFLDQEIGDELVHQLRRNDVMLRCGDAVEHIDIVEAPQRQGLIQLSSGKYLVADVILFSAGRVGATDKLRLDVIGIAPDARGRLQVDSNYRTAVEHIWAVGDVIGFPALAATSSEQGRLAACAMFGLPAEPMASHFPVGIYAIPEVSMVGATEEELTRQKVPYETGIARYKEISRGVILGDDSGMFKMLFHRDDGRLLGCHCIGSGATELIHIGQAVLALGGGLNYFLNTIFNYPTLAECYKVAAFNAANKLALTRKAKGMVASSIATQPPA